One Fusobacterium sp. JB019 genomic window carries:
- a CDS encoding CpsB/CapC family capsule biosynthesis tyrosine phosphatase, whose amino-acid sequence MIDIHSHILFSVDDGARSLEESIEHIEKAISLGYTGIVCTAHYKVLEFENEKYEEKFNILQREVFKRKLPINLYRGNEVDLREGVMKAIDKVYTINNSKYILIEFSRPLIYQAYIKIIDNLIDRGYVPVLAHVERYPYIKFHDFMKLYEKKVIFQMNLSIVKNMSKKIKFLLEEGYIQVVGTDAHRVENRNYDVSHYLEELKKIVGERRYIELTKENPRKIVMNENINLETGRERKNNEKVLSFNGAFHNMFRKLFNGINSRRCNTKGEDI is encoded by the coding sequence ATGATAGATATTCATTCTCACATATTGTTTTCTGTTGATGATGGAGCAAGAAGCTTGGAAGAATCAATAGAACATATAGAAAAAGCTATAAGTTTAGGGTATACAGGAATAGTATGCACAGCTCACTATAAAGTTTTAGAATTTGAGAATGAGAAGTATGAAGAAAAATTTAATATATTACAAAGGGAAGTTTTCAAAAGAAAGCTTCCTATTAATCTGTATAGGGGAAATGAAGTTGATCTAAGAGAAGGGGTAATGAAAGCTATAGATAAGGTATATACTATAAATAATAGTAAATATATACTTATAGAATTTTCAAGACCTCTAATATATCAAGCATATATAAAAATAATAGATAATCTAATAGATAGGGGTTATGTTCCTGTGCTTGCTCATGTTGAAAGATACCCATATATAAAATTTCATGATTTTATGAAGTTATATGAAAAAAAAGTGATTTTTCAAATGAATCTTAGTATAGTTAAAAATATGAGTAAGAAAATTAAATTTTTATTAGAAGAAGGATATATACAAGTTGTAGGAACAGATGCTCATAGAGTTGAAAATAGAAACTATGATGTATCTCATTATTTAGAAGAACTTAAAAAAATAGTTGGTGAAAGAAGATATATTGAACTAACCAAAGAGAATCCAAGAAAAATAGTAATGAATGAAAATATTAATTTAGAAACTGGAAGGGAGAGGAAGAATAATGAAAAAGTATTATCTTTTAATGGGGCTTTTCACAATATGTTTAGAAAGTTATTCAATGGGATTAACAGTAGAAGATGTAATACAAAGGGCGAAGACATCTAA
- a CDS encoding TolC family protein, with amino-acid sequence MKKYYLLMGLFTICLESYSMGLTVEDVIQRAKTSNNQIKIQDFEKNIRKKTKDKAFKNLILPPIRLSAEEEWDIVKDEGFGANEINAYIPLFVGGKNINSYKKAAAEYNISEKDQVLVGNAVEELAVSKYFEALNYKRQVEISNTTIEALESQRKRLEVLFAGGKLIPKSELLKVKANLQRNKSLKLENIRLEKLAMGELSKILNYPLDTKYENVEFNLREFMKNKGDIKQRFGKEITMTTLGEKEQLKVDVAKYDLNIAKSDLYPKFYLKPTFQYKDKEGDHLVKRAKEDRYALEVGFSYTFAWGGTMDSVSQKRWSYEKAKLEYEDNMRGIELERDSRERKVEALYGRALASKQEADYLKENVKIDNMRYENGLITTFDYLNSVNSYRNSQAQYYEMIRNLVIATMEFENIYK; translated from the coding sequence ATGAAAAAGTATTATCTTTTAATGGGGCTTTTCACAATATGTTTAGAAAGTTATTCAATGGGATTAACAGTAGAAGATGTAATACAAAGGGCGAAGACATCTAATAATCAAATCAAAATACAAGATTTTGAGAAAAATATTAGAAAAAAAACAAAGGATAAGGCATTTAAGAATTTGATATTGCCACCAATAAGACTATCTGCAGAGGAAGAATGGGATATAGTTAAGGATGAAGGTTTTGGAGCTAATGAGATTAATGCATATATTCCACTTTTTGTAGGGGGAAAAAATATAAACTCATACAAAAAAGCTGCTGCAGAATATAATATTTCTGAAAAAGATCAAGTATTAGTTGGTAATGCTGTGGAAGAACTTGCAGTTTCTAAATATTTTGAAGCATTAAACTATAAAAGACAAGTTGAAATATCAAACACTACAATAGAAGCTTTAGAAAGCCAAAGAAAAAGATTAGAAGTACTATTTGCTGGGGGTAAATTAATACCTAAATCTGAATTATTAAAAGTTAAGGCAAATTTACAAAGAAATAAAAGTTTAAAACTAGAAAATATAAGACTTGAAAAATTAGCAATGGGTGAATTAAGTAAGATATTAAATTATCCTCTTGATACTAAATATGAAAATGTAGAATTTAATTTACGTGAATTTATGAAAAATAAAGGGGACATAAAACAAAGATTTGGAAAAGAAATAACTATGACTACTTTAGGAGAAAAGGAACAATTAAAAGTGGATGTTGCAAAATATGATTTAAATATAGCAAAATCAGATTTATATCCAAAATTCTATTTAAAACCTACTTTCCAGTATAAGGATAAAGAGGGGGATCATTTAGTAAAGAGAGCTAAGGAAGATAGATACGCTCTTGAAGTTGGATTTAGCTATACATTTGCTTGGGGTGGAACAATGGATAGTGTAAGTCAAAAAAGATGGTCATATGAAAAGGCAAAACTTGAGTATGAGGATAATATGAGAGGGATAGAGCTAGAAAGAGATAGTAGAGAAAGAAAGGTAGAAGCCCTTTATGGAAGAGCCTTAGCTTCAAAGCAGGAAGCTGATTATTTAAAAGAAAATGTAAAAATTGATAATATGAGATATGAAAATGGTTTAATTACTACATTTGATTATTTGAATTCTGTAAATAGTTATAGAAATTCTCAAGCACAGTATTATGAAATGATTAGAAACTTGGTAATTGCAACAATGGAATTTGAAAATATATATAAATAA
- a CDS encoding efflux RND transporter periplasmic adaptor subunit, with amino-acid sequence MFNLTKKKIIIIAGIVLVTGGLILKVDPLNTKEVKVENVRVGALSDAGMYSGTVIPGKLVPVYIEAPAVVENVMAIEGEEVEKGTDLMVFSNKSLLENEKQLKINALDIEDAELRIADLNGGTLKLELDNKQLEIKSLEESIKNESKKLPIVEKQAKTYEKLLAEDGVSSIEANQKLMEYEELKTKLDLNKQKYNLMTVSYESLRRQLNIDEGKIKSELSKLKLQRETLEIREEQLKNPLKAPVSGIIINVDVAEGSLISPGERLVAIAAKGENRVILEIPSYEAETLEKGQSARIITRDSMGDNTYTGYVDKVSSAARSSAKGNNKVVSVEVAITGENNLKPGFVADVEISKKAKEDVPVVNNFSVLEESGRYFVFVVENGVAKKREVKIGARSLNNYEVLDLPVGTEVIVNPFKVKSGEKVKVVK; translated from the coding sequence ATGTTTAATTTAACTAAAAAGAAGATCATAATAATTGCAGGTATTGTTTTAGTAACTGGAGGTTTAATTTTAAAGGTGGATCCTCTAAATACAAAGGAAGTAAAAGTTGAAAATGTAAGGGTGGGAGCTCTTTCAGATGCAGGAATGTATAGTGGAACTGTTATTCCAGGAAAATTAGTTCCAGTCTATATAGAGGCGCCAGCAGTTGTTGAAAATGTAATGGCAATAGAAGGTGAAGAAGTTGAAAAGGGAACTGATTTAATGGTCTTTTCAAATAAGAGCTTACTTGAAAATGAAAAGCAATTAAAGATAAATGCCCTTGATATAGAAGACGCTGAACTTAGAATAGCTGATTTAAATGGTGGTACTTTAAAATTAGAACTTGATAATAAGCAGCTAGAAATAAAATCTTTGGAAGAAAGCATTAAAAATGAAAGTAAAAAATTACCAATAGTTGAAAAACAAGCAAAAACATATGAAAAACTTTTAGCTGAAGACGGAGTTTCTTCAATAGAAGCTAATCAAAAATTAATGGAATATGAAGAACTAAAAACAAAATTAGATTTAAATAAACAAAAATATAATTTAATGACAGTAAGCTATGAAAGTCTTAGAAGACAGCTTAATATTGATGAGGGTAAGATAAAATCAGAACTTTCAAAATTAAAATTACAAAGAGAAACTTTGGAAATTAGAGAGGAACAATTAAAAAATCCTTTAAAAGCTCCAGTTTCAGGGATAATTATAAATGTAGATGTGGCAGAGGGAAGCTTAATCTCTCCAGGTGAAAGACTTGTGGCAATAGCAGCTAAGGGAGAAAATAGAGTAATATTAGAAATTCCTTCATATGAAGCAGAGACTCTGGAAAAAGGGCAATCGGCTAGAATAATAACAAGAGATTCTATGGGAGATAATACTTACACTGGTTATGTGGATAAGGTTTCTTCAGCAGCAAGATCAAGTGCTAAGGGAAATAATAAGGTAGTTTCAGTGGAGGTTGCTATAACTGGTGAAAATAATTTAAAACCTGGATTTGTAGCAGATGTTGAAATTTCTAAAAAAGCAAAGGAAGATGTACCAGTTGTAAATAATTTCTCTGTACTAGAAGAAAGTGGAAGATATTTTGTTTTTGTTGTGGAAAATGGAGTAGCTAAGAAAAGAGAAGTTAAGATTGGTGCTAGAAGCTTAAACAATTATGAAGTTCTTGATTTACCAGTTGGAACAGAAGTTATAGTAAATCCATTTAAAGTAAAATCAGGAGAAAAAGTAAAGGTTGTGAAGTAG
- a CDS encoding FtsX-like permease family protein, whose protein sequence is MEFWLALKMILGNRRKVIFPLFAVISGITALIITLSISRGGEMIINNNLSSLGENRIIIGGDSLSRRDMNMIENYPFVEYAMFPRARVRVDDVIFIGYSKKALKTLGLNNLKNNEIIIDKNQYKDKNIGDVLLLTINNFERKFIVKDLYEEKNPFELMKKGYRIIVSQNKFQELFNIYKYDSMIISFDKDENPEDYAQGLINKLKLSKGGYSNLRLLETPEVYKKVVKIKKMVNRTLGIIAFISLALGAFGILNLIGNNIKARSKHIGILRAMGMGIKNITKVFILEAVIISSVGSFVGIFLGITGSFVIGKLISIYPVFNLFQISLSLLLSLGIGIFMGVYPTRKINSESIIKILKGD, encoded by the coding sequence ATGGAATTTTGGTTAGCTCTAAAAATGATATTAGGAAATAGAAGAAAGGTTATTTTTCCATTGTTTGCTGTAATTTCAGGAATTACAGCTTTGATTATAACTCTTTCCATATCTAGGGGAGGAGAAATGATAATTAATAATAATCTTTCTTCCCTTGGTGAAAATAGAATAATAATAGGTGGGGATAGTCTATCAAGAAGAGATATGAATATGATAGAAAATTATCCCTTTGTAGAGTACGCCATGTTTCCCCGTGCAAGAGTGAGGGTGGATGATGTAATTTTCATTGGATATTCAAAAAAAGCTCTTAAAACTTTAGGATTAAATAACTTAAAAAATAACGAAATAATTATTGATAAAAATCAGTACAAAGATAAGAATATAGGGGACGTGCTACTATTAACTATAAATAATTTTGAGAGAAAATTTATAGTTAAAGATTTGTATGAAGAAAAAAATCCCTTTGAACTTATGAAAAAAGGTTATAGAATAATAGTATCCCAAAATAAATTTCAGGAATTATTTAATATATATAAATATGATTCCATGATAATTTCATTTGACAAGGATGAGAATCCAGAAGATTATGCACAAGGATTAATTAATAAATTAAAACTTAGCAAGGGAGGATATAGTAATTTAAGATTACTTGAAACTCCAGAAGTTTATAAAAAAGTAGTAAAGATAAAAAAAATGGTAAATAGAACCTTAGGGATAATAGCATTTATATCTCTAGCCCTTGGAGCCTTTGGAATATTAAATCTAATAGGAAATAATATAAAGGCAAGAAGTAAACATATAGGAATACTTAGAGCTATGGGAATGGGAATTAAAAATATCACAAAGGTTTTTATATTAGAAGCAGTAATAATATCTTCAGTAGGTAGTTTTGTAGGGATTTTTTTAGGAATAACAGGAAGCTTTGTAATTGGAAAATTAATAAGTATATATCCTGTGTTTAATTTGTTTCAAATATCACTTAGTCTATTATTGTCCCTAGGAATAGGGATATTCATGGGAGTGTATCCCACTAGAAAAATAAATAGTGAAAGCATAATTAAAATCTTGAAAGGGGACTGA
- a CDS encoding nucleoside-diphosphate sugar epimerase/dehydratase: MGRILKNRRTIIKVLLDIFFILLAGILASFILYDKLHEGNKTIVFMYLVIGFFIASIENDIAVSWSYTDTRDVLSLVTINIISASITAIFLLFSRNTQLKFVFLLFVFATSFQLLARFFFRIQRKERYSKKIEKKISEKLDKKKALIYGAGEAGLALLRESRLNKRFPYKICGFLDDDPKKDSILINGIDVFGNGDEAKKVIKELNIETFILAIPSMKTDEINSIYDKIKDIDNLEIKILPYVSDILNNKPLADQVRNINIYDLLGREEQTFDDSGLKNFLGGKTIIVTGGGGSIGSELSRQIAKYKPKKLINIDLNENSLYLLELEIQRHYPGIDLQSEICSIRDKKKLREVFNKYKPNIVFHAAAHKHVPLMEHNPEEAVKNNIFGTKNLVDVVDEVGVEKFVMISTDKAVNPTNIMGATKRACELIVENKNKESKTKFMAVRFGNVLGSNGSVIPIFKSLIAEGKNLTVTHKDITRYFMTIPEASRLVIEAGRLGIGGELFILDMGKPVRIMDLARNMIKLSNAKVGIEVIGLRPGEKLYEELLYDTAAAIKTENDKIFITKMTEDNIEISYYLDKFKDVIELESKDKIKEVMHEMVKTYKEVEYN, from the coding sequence GTGGGAAGAATACTTAAAAATAGAAGAACAATAATTAAAGTTTTATTAGATATATTTTTTATTTTACTTGCAGGTATACTTGCAAGTTTTATTCTTTATGATAAACTTCACGAGGGAAATAAGACAATAGTTTTCATGTATTTGGTAATAGGGTTTTTTATAGCCTCAATAGAAAATGATATCGCAGTAAGCTGGAGTTATACAGATACCAGGGATGTATTGTCCTTGGTAACAATAAATATAATTTCAGCATCTATTACTGCGATTTTTTTATTATTCAGTAGGAATACACAGTTAAAATTTGTATTTTTATTGTTTGTCTTTGCAACGAGTTTTCAACTTTTAGCTAGGTTTTTCTTTAGAATACAGAGAAAAGAAAGATATTCTAAGAAAATAGAAAAAAAGATAAGTGAAAAATTAGACAAGAAAAAAGCATTGATTTATGGAGCTGGAGAAGCAGGACTTGCTTTACTTCGTGAAAGTAGATTAAATAAACGTTTTCCATATAAGATATGTGGTTTTTTAGATGATGATCCTAAAAAAGATTCAATCCTTATAAATGGAATAGATGTTTTTGGAAATGGTGATGAGGCTAAGAAAGTAATAAAAGAGCTTAATATTGAAACTTTTATACTTGCTATCCCTTCAATGAAAACAGATGAAATTAATTCTATCTATGATAAGATAAAAGATATTGATAATCTAGAGATTAAAATACTTCCATATGTATCAGATATATTAAATAATAAACCTCTAGCAGATCAAGTTAGAAATATTAATATATATGATTTACTTGGAAGAGAGGAACAGACCTTTGATGATAGCGGATTAAAGAATTTCTTAGGAGGAAAAACAATAATTGTAACTGGTGGTGGAGGAAGTATTGGTTCAGAGCTTTCAAGACAGATTGCAAAATATAAGCCTAAAAAACTTATTAATATAGATCTTAATGAAAATTCTCTTTATTTACTTGAGCTTGAAATACAAAGGCATTATCCAGGAATCGATTTACAAAGTGAGATTTGTAGTATAAGAGACAAGAAAAAACTAAGAGAAGTATTTAATAAATATAAACCAAATATTGTATTTCATGCAGCAGCTCATAAGCATGTGCCTTTAATGGAACATAACCCTGAAGAGGCTGTAAAGAATAATATATTTGGAACTAAGAATTTAGTAGATGTGGTGGATGAGGTAGGCGTAGAAAAATTTGTAATGATATCTACAGATAAGGCAGTTAATCCAACAAATATAATGGGAGCTACTAAAAGAGCTTGTGAACTAATAGTTGAAAATAAAAATAAGGAAAGTAAGACAAAATTTATGGCTGTAAGATTTGGAAATGTACTTGGAAGTAATGGATCAGTTATTCCAATATTTAAATCTTTAATAGCTGAGGGTAAAAACTTAACAGTAACTCATAAGGACATAACAAGATATTTTATGACAATACCAGAAGCTAGTAGACTAGTAATAGAAGCTGGAAGACTAGGTATTGGAGGAGAATTATTTATTCTTGATATGGGTAAACCTGTAAGGATAATGGATCTAGCAAGAAATATGATAAAGCTTTCAAATGCAAAAGTAGGAATAGAAGTAATAGGTCTTCGTCCAGGAGAAAAATTATACGAAGAACTATTGTATGATACTGCTGCTGCTATAAAGACAGAAAATGATAAGATATTTATAACAAAGATGACAGAAGATAACATAGAGATATCTTATTATTTGGATAAATTCAAAGATGTAATAGAGCTAGAAAGTAAAGATAAGATAAAAGAAGTAATGCATGAGATGGTAAAAACATATAAGGAAGTTGAATATAACTAG
- a CDS encoding sugar transferase: MLLKRLFDVIVSFLGIIFFLPLMVLVGIIIKLTSKGPILFKQIRVTKNEKLFEIYKFRTMRENTEGSKQITIGADKRITKIGKLLRVTKIDELPQLLNVFKGDMSFVGPRPEVPRYVKLYSDKQKEILKVRAGITDYASIIFSEESEILGKVDDPEKFYIEKIMPYKIDLNKRYLKKIGVISDIKLIIITILKIIGINILKEETKFKELI; this comes from the coding sequence ATGCTATTAAAAAGATTATTTGATGTGATAGTTTCTTTTTTAGGAATAATATTTTTCTTGCCTCTGATGGTATTAGTTGGAATAATTATTAAACTAACATCAAAGGGACCAATATTATTTAAACAAATAAGAGTGACTAAAAATGAAAAATTATTTGAAATTTATAAATTTAGAACAATGAGAGAGAATACAGAAGGAAGTAAACAAATAACTATAGGAGCAGATAAAAGAATAACAAAAATAGGAAAACTATTAAGAGTTACTAAAATAGATGAATTACCACAGCTTTTGAATGTTTTTAAAGGTGATATGAGTTTTGTAGGTCCAAGACCGGAAGTGCCTAGATATGTCAAACTGTACTCGGATAAACAAAAAGAAATATTAAAAGTAAGGGCAGGAATAACAGATTATGCCTCAATAATATTCTCAGAAGAAAGTGAAATTTTAGGAAAAGTAGATGATCCAGAAAAATTTTATATAGAAAAAATTATGCCCTATAAAATAGATTTAAATAAAAGATATTTAAAAAAAATAGGAGTAATATCTGATATTAAATTGATAATTATAACAATTTTAAAAATAATTGGAATTAATATTTTAAAAGAAGAAACTAAATTTAAGGAGTTGATTTAA
- a CDS encoding DegT/DnrJ/EryC1/StrS family aminotransferase, whose protein sequence is MKRTITFSPPDITQREIDEVVDTLKSGWITTGPKTKLFEKKIAEYCETEKAVCFNSATAAMELTLRLFDIGPGDEVITSAYTYTASASVILHVGATPVLVDIKSDSFLIDSEKIKEAITEKTKAIIPVDIGGMPADYDEIFKIVEEKKGLFNPKKGTLQEKLGRILILADAAHSFGATYKGSKIGSVADFSSFSFHAVKNLTTAEGGALTWKENKALDNGDMYKQFMLLSLHGQNKDALSKMKAGAWKYDIAIPGYKCNMTDINAAIGLAQLERYDSEILVKKEKIVSWYKKYFKDIKGIILPEFDLKDRKSSKHIYALRLVNKTLEERNKIIIGLAEEGIATNVHYQPLPLFTAYKNLGYKMEDYPISYAMSINEISMPFHNMLKEDDIKYIAKIFKGIF, encoded by the coding sequence ATGAAAAGAACAATAACATTTTCTCCACCAGATATAACACAAAGAGAAATAGATGAAGTTGTGGATACTTTAAAATCAGGATGGATAACTACAGGACCTAAAACAAAGTTATTTGAAAAGAAAATAGCAGAGTATTGTGAAACTGAAAAAGCAGTTTGTTTTAATTCAGCAACAGCAGCTATGGAATTAACATTAAGATTGTTTGATATAGGTCCAGGAGATGAAGTAATAACTTCAGCTTATACATATACAGCAAGTGCAAGCGTAATATTACATGTTGGAGCAACTCCTGTTTTAGTAGATATAAAATCAGATAGTTTTTTAATTGATTCAGAAAAAATAAAGGAAGCAATAACAGAAAAAACAAAAGCTATTATCCCAGTTGATATAGGTGGTATGCCAGCTGATTATGATGAAATTTTCAAAATAGTTGAAGAAAAAAAAGGATTATTTAATCCTAAAAAAGGAACTTTACAAGAAAAATTAGGAAGAATATTAATTTTAGCTGACGCAGCACATTCTTTTGGGGCCACTTATAAAGGATCAAAAATAGGAAGTGTTGCAGATTTCTCAAGTTTTTCATTTCATGCAGTTAAAAATTTAACTACAGCAGAAGGCGGAGCTTTAACTTGGAAAGAAAATAAAGCTTTAGATAATGGGGATATGTATAAACAGTTTATGCTACTTTCATTACATGGTCAAAATAAAGATGCATTATCAAAAATGAAAGCGGGGGCTTGGAAGTACGATATAGCTATTCCAGGTTACAAATGTAATATGACTGATATTAATGCAGCTATAGGATTAGCTCAATTAGAAAGATATGATAGTGAAATACTTGTTAAAAAAGAAAAAATAGTTTCATGGTATAAAAAATATTTTAAAGATATAAAAGGAATAATTCTTCCTGAATTTGATTTAAAAGATAGAAAAAGTTCAAAACATATATATGCTTTGAGATTAGTAAATAAAACATTAGAAGAAAGAAATAAAATTATTATAGGATTAGCAGAAGAAGGAATAGCAACAAATGTTCATTATCAGCCATTGCCATTATTTACAGCGTATAAAAATTTAGGATATAAAATGGAAGATTATCCAATTTCTTATGCAATGTCTATAAATGAAATATCCATGCCATTTCATAATATGTTAAAAGAAGATGATATTAAATATATAGCAAAAATTTTTAAAGGAATATTTTAA